TAACTGACTGTGGCATCGATTAAGCTCGGCTTGGTTCCGTCTCAGATTTGATTAGCAAATCTGGTATTGAAACATCTCGGATAACTGCGCGCACCCGCTCCGACAGGAAGGGGAGATCAATCGCACTCCGAAACCTCGATCACAGCCCATGAACGCGGACAGAGGTGAGGAGACTTTGTTCAAGATCTCTAaacaaataattgattaataattaattgaaTAATTAATTATTCTGAATCTCTCTATATATAGACGGATATTTATAAttacttttgtgttttcatagaTTTCCAGATGATGAAGAAACATGAGAGGGCCCACTTCTTCAGCTCCAAAGAGCAGGAACTCATTCTGAAGTTGtatgaagaagagagagagatactgaCAGCCAAATCCAACACTACCAGCGCCTCGAAGCTGAGAGAGGAGGCCTGGCAGAGAATCGCTGATAAAATAAACGCGTAAGAAGGATGATTCGCTATCCGTCACTCTGATATTTGAAGCTGAGCTTCACAATGATCTCACCTTTACTGCCACAGAGAAATGCTCTTATTTTTCATGACTTTCCAGGGTGTCGGACAGCGGCTACAAAAGGACGTGGCAGCAAGTGAAAgtcaaacataaaaatatagtGCAAACAGGTAAACATGTCATTGCACGTCAGTTTTTGATGATGTAACGTCCAGGTGAGAGGTTCACCTCTCAAATCTCTCTGTATGCAGcgaaaagaagaagagtggaGGTGATGAGGAACGAGGGGTCGCTGACCTCAGCAGAGGATgatgtgctgcagcacaaaggTGACAGTCTGAGGGTGGAGGTCCTCCCTGGAGGTGCCTGCATTGAACCACTGACTGGATCTGACAGCTCTTTCATCAGCGGTAGGTGAACCTCATCTCTGACTCAAACCCCTTCAGGAATTTCCCATAATCTGATTCAATGTTGGGCCCCACCACCACAGTCTCAGGCCACcctgtcctcctgctgcctgcaacaaAGACTGAACCGGAGAGCCTGAGCAGCGATGAGACGGACGTCAGTGACACTCAATTTGAAGGGGTGAGTGTGTCAAACATCGTCTGaagctttttcattcaaatatGCACAACCCCAATCCCAAAGAGCTGGCATGAAACAAGTACAGCATAAACCAACAGATTGTGATCATGTGTTAATCCCTtttgacagaaactcacctgaaaacagcacaaagtcaatatatttaatgtttgacctcatcagcttcactgatttttataaat
The DNA window shown above is from Chelmon rostratus isolate fCheRos1 chromosome 5, fCheRos1.pri, whole genome shotgun sequence and carries:
- the LOC121607169 gene encoding uncharacterized protein LOC121607169 — its product is MNADRDFQMMKKHERAHFFSSKEQELILKLYEEEREILTAKSNTTSASKLREEAWQRIADKINAVSDSGYKRTWQQVKVKHKNIVQTAKRRRVEVMRNEGSLTSAEDDVLQHKGDSLRVEVLPGGACIEPLTGSDSSFISVSGHPVLLLPATKTEPESLSSDETDVSDTQFEGDVHSSSFQERPKSTCAASAGRGAERQTEDVRALYCCYLRKEMENRDQQMAFRALKMKKLEKEILLLDKQLM